AAATCATGGAATGAATTTGATTATTGGCGATGTGATTAAAGTTGGTGGAGGAATACGCAAAGCATCAAAGAATTATTCTAGAGTTTTAAATGTAGAATTTTTAGAGATTCTAGAACTAAAAAGAATAGAAAAAAAATCTAACCCTAGGTGTAATGATTGTAATAAACAGATGAAATCAAAGGGAAAGAGCCAAGGATTTGAGTGTATTCGCTGTGGAAAGAAAGAAAAAAACAAAGTGATTATCGAAATTCCACGAAAACTCAAAAAAGAGATGTACCTTCCTATTTTGTCAGCTCACAGACACTTGACTAGACCTGCTCAACGACAAAGAATCCAGAATACGAAATCACAATTTAAGGACTCTAGACCATGGTTTTTTGTTTTTAATAATTAAGTAGCGGGGAGTAGATTTGAACTACTGATTTGCGGGTTATGAGCCCGCCGGGATGACTTTGCCCATAATTGTCTGACTTCCCCACCCCGCTGATCCAACAAAGGTTTAGGGCGGTATATACGCTTTATCAAAACTTGAAAGTAATTAATAGGATTTACAGAGTTTCATATTGAATGGATAAAAAATTACGTATTGCCGGAATTATTGCAGCACTTGCAGCATCTGCGATAATTCTAACATCTCCATCTGATCCATTACCAATTCCAGAACCAAATTTTTCTCAATCTGGAAATGATTCAGTAGAGATCATAGCTACAAATTTGGAAAAGCCGCGAGCAATTGATTTTGCTGATGATAGAATTTTTTTAACTGAAAAAATTGGCAGGGTTCGTGTAATACAAAATAATACTCTTCTAGAAGAACCACTCGCAACATTTAGAACTGCAAATGTCTTTGATGGAGGATTACTTGGAATCGCAACACATCCAGAATTTAAAACAAATAATCTTCTTTACGTTTATTACACATATGAAGAAGATGGAAAACTTTGGAACAAAGTTGTTCAAATTAAAGAGAAAAATAACAAACTAGAAGATGCAATAACAATTATAGATAAAATCCCAGGATCTCCATTTAGCAATGGCGGTGCCTTGAAATTTGGTCCTGACAAAAAACTATACATCACAACAGGTTCTACTTCTGATTCTTCACACTTACCACAGGACTTGGATTCTTTAGCCGGTAAAGTTTTACGAATAAATGATGATGGTACTATTCCAAACGATAATCCATTTGAGAACTCACCTGTTTATTCACTTGGGCATAGGAATCCACAAGGCATGACATGGGATGCATCTGGAAATCTCTATGTTTCAGACTTTGGACCAACAAAAAATGATGAAATCAATCTTGTAATAGCAGGAGGAAATTATGGCTGGCCAGAACAAGAATGTTCTGGGAATCCATCATACATTGATTCACTAATTTGTTATGATCCAGCTATAGAGCCTGGGGGAATTCTCATTTACTCTGGAAGCAAATTACCTCTTGAAGGAAAGATGATTATGGCCTCACTAAGAGCTACTAACCTATATCAATTGGAATTCTCAGAAGATGGAATCGAGTCTACAAAAAGCATACTAGGCGGCTTGGGTAGAATACGTGATGTAGCCCAGGATTCAAATGGTGACCTTTACATAATTACCTCAAACACTGATGGGAAAGGTTTTCCGTTAAGTACTGATGATAAACTATTGAGGATTGTAAACTAATGCCTGATTCATCAATATCAAAATTCTTTGAGAAAGATCACAAGGAAAGACTAGACATTGTTGGCAAATTTGCCAATCTCTCAAATGATGATCTAAATATTTTAGAAAAAGCAACTGGGGGCATAACATTTGAGAATGCAGATAAGATGGTAGAGAATGCAATTGGAACATTTTCATTACCTTTGGGCGTTGCTACAAATTTTTTGATTGATGGAAAGGATTACCTGGTTCCCATGGTAATTGAAGAACCTTCTGTAATTGCTGCTGCATCAAAGGGTGCAAAAATTGCTAGGATACATGGAGGATTTAAGATTAAAGCTGATGAATCATTTAGTATTGGACAGATTCAAGTTTTAGATGCAAATATTGCAGATGTAGAATCTAAGATAAAAAACTCACAAGAAGAAATTCTAAAAATTGCAAATGCTAAAAGTAACACATTATCAAAAATTGGAAAGGGAGCAAAACAAATTTCATGTAA
This is a stretch of genomic DNA from Thermoproteota archaeon. It encodes these proteins:
- a CDS encoding PQQ-dependent sugar dehydrogenase; amino-acid sequence: MDKKLRIAGIIAALAASAIILTSPSDPLPIPEPNFSQSGNDSVEIIATNLEKPRAIDFADDRIFLTEKIGRVRVIQNNTLLEEPLATFRTANVFDGGLLGIATHPEFKTNNLLYVYYTYEEDGKLWNKVVQIKEKNNKLEDAITIIDKIPGSPFSNGGALKFGPDKKLYITTGSTSDSSHLPQDLDSLAGKVLRINDDGTIPNDNPFENSPVYSLGHRNPQGMTWDASGNLYVSDFGPTKNDEINLVIAGGNYGWPEQECSGNPSYIDSLICYDPAIEPGGILIYSGSKLPLEGKMIMASLRATNLYQLEFSEDGIESTKSILGGLGRIRDVAQDSNGDLYIITSNTDGKGFPLSTDDKLLRIVN